A region of Myxococcus stipitatus DSM 14675 DNA encodes the following proteins:
- a CDS encoding S8 family serine peptidase: protein MRMVRWTLGGAALALAVTVAPACKSAESEAASPPPASLEAVDAVPHAIVVDFKDGTTPAEFDAWESDWGVDLELNSVESADEALTVAVGVDDVEGVLARIRQHPSVESAEPLMEVRASFTPNDPSYTRQWNLRMIDMPKAWERGRGKGVVVAVLDTGIAYEDHEDFKQVPDLQGVKFVPGYDFVNDDEHANDDHGHGTHVAGTIAQATNNGEGVAGVAFEATLMPVKVLNHFGGGNTADIADAIRFAADKGANVINLSLGGGGYSQVMASAVEYARKKGVTVVAAAGNGGRAQVEFPAAYPGAVAVSAVGPDGALAPYSSYGKELDIAAPGGDKRRGDEGGILQNTIDPRDPSRAVYASYQGTSMATPHVAAVAAMLYGAGAKGPDEVEKALYAGAAKVADQAWTEQYGHGLLNAEASLASLGGGMSRWPPLYWALGLLAFVLLTLRGRERPGYLNALLRPAFLVPLVLSTVGVYFVRVWFASTEGVAGQVTQMISLPIPDWERIIFGRGAVNPLFYSALIPIIVSLPAIGWKGLRPAVGGLALGFAGFLAYSAWAGAPALSWMPFAFLAKPWLGINTVLCLVVARAMLKKDEVAP from the coding sequence ATGCGGATGGTGCGATGGACCCTGGGTGGAGCCGCGTTGGCGCTGGCCGTGACGGTGGCGCCCGCGTGCAAGTCCGCCGAAAGCGAAGCCGCTTCACCGCCGCCCGCCTCGTTGGAGGCCGTGGACGCGGTTCCCCACGCCATCGTCGTGGACTTCAAGGACGGCACCACCCCGGCGGAGTTCGATGCCTGGGAGTCGGACTGGGGCGTGGACCTGGAGCTCAACTCCGTGGAGAGCGCCGACGAGGCCCTCACCGTCGCGGTGGGCGTGGACGACGTGGAGGGCGTGCTCGCGAGGATCCGCCAGCACCCCAGCGTCGAGTCCGCCGAGCCGCTCATGGAGGTCCGCGCCAGCTTCACGCCGAACGACCCGAGCTACACGCGGCAGTGGAACCTGCGGATGATCGACATGCCCAAGGCCTGGGAGCGCGGCCGGGGCAAGGGCGTGGTGGTGGCGGTCCTGGACACGGGCATCGCCTACGAGGACCACGAGGACTTCAAGCAGGTGCCGGACCTGCAAGGTGTGAAGTTCGTTCCGGGCTACGACTTCGTGAACGACGACGAGCACGCCAACGACGACCACGGGCACGGCACGCACGTGGCGGGCACCATTGCCCAGGCCACCAACAACGGCGAGGGCGTGGCGGGTGTGGCCTTCGAGGCGACGCTGATGCCGGTGAAGGTGCTCAACCACTTCGGCGGCGGCAACACCGCGGACATCGCGGACGCCATCCGCTTCGCGGCGGACAAGGGCGCCAACGTCATCAACCTGTCGCTGGGCGGCGGAGGCTACTCGCAGGTGATGGCCAGCGCGGTGGAGTACGCGCGCAAGAAGGGCGTCACCGTGGTGGCCGCCGCGGGCAACGGTGGGCGGGCGCAGGTGGAGTTCCCCGCGGCCTATCCGGGCGCGGTGGCGGTGTCGGCGGTGGGGCCGGATGGCGCGCTGGCGCCGTACTCGTCCTACGGCAAGGAGCTGGATATCGCCGCGCCCGGGGGTGACAAGCGTCGGGGTGACGAGGGCGGCATCCTCCAGAACACCATCGACCCGAGAGACCCCTCGCGCGCCGTCTACGCCTCGTACCAGGGCACCAGCATGGCCACGCCTCATGTGGCCGCGGTCGCCGCGATGCTGTACGGCGCGGGCGCGAAGGGGCCGGATGAAGTGGAGAAGGCGCTCTATGCCGGCGCCGCGAAGGTGGCGGACCAGGCATGGACCGAGCAGTACGGCCACGGTCTGCTCAACGCGGAGGCCTCGCTCGCCTCGCTGGGCGGCGGCATGTCGCGCTGGCCGCCCTTGTACTGGGCGCTGGGCCTGCTCGCCTTCGTGCTCCTGACGCTGCGAGGCCGTGAGCGCCCTGGCTACCTCAACGCGCTCCTGCGCCCGGCCTTCCTCGTGCCGCTGGTCCTGTCCACGGTGGGCGTGTACTTCGTCCGCGTGTGGTTCGCGAGCACGGAAGGTGTCGCGGGGCAGGTGACGCAGATGATCTCCCTGCCCATCCCGGATTGGGAGCGCATCATCTTCGGGCGGGGCGCGGTGAACCCGCTGTTCTACAGCGCGCTCATCCCCATCATCGTGTCGCTGCCGGCCATCGGCTGGAAGGGCCTGCGCCCCGCGGTGGGCGGCCTGGCGCTGGGCTTCGCGGG
- a CDS encoding serine aminopeptidase domain-containing protein, with product MVQKGQFLERSTLIPVGTEVMEGTAHRGKHKPPLLILPPRPDEGGGMDHVIAAELAWAAASAGFPTLRFNHRGVGASQGARGTGEALLEDAEAAMRVLLENADTTAVAVASLHGGAQVALALQARFPAVGGLCLVAPADVEVSALGRVTCSLLVVQGEEDARLPRAAVSASVARAGGDFEVIDDAGVTFQRNLSQVGRVVSHWLQRLSGG from the coding sequence ATGGTGCAGAAAGGTCAGTTCCTCGAGCGCTCCACCCTGATTCCCGTGGGGACCGAGGTGATGGAGGGCACGGCGCATCGCGGCAAGCACAAGCCTCCGCTGTTGATCCTCCCTCCGCGGCCCGACGAGGGCGGGGGCATGGATCACGTCATCGCCGCGGAGCTCGCGTGGGCGGCGGCCAGCGCCGGGTTCCCCACGCTGCGCTTCAACCACCGAGGGGTGGGCGCGAGTCAGGGCGCTCGGGGGACGGGCGAGGCCCTCCTCGAGGACGCGGAGGCGGCCATGCGGGTCCTGCTGGAGAACGCCGACACGACCGCGGTGGCCGTCGCTTCGCTCCACGGGGGGGCCCAGGTGGCCCTGGCGCTCCAGGCGCGCTTCCCCGCGGTCGGGGGCTTGTGTCTGGTGGCGCCGGCGGACGTGGAGGTCTCCGCGCTGGGCCGGGTGACGTGTTCGTTGCTGGTGGTGCAGGGGGAGGAGGACGCGCGGCTGCCTCGGGCGGCGGTGTCGGCCTCGGTTGCCCGGGCAGGGGGCGACTTCGAGGTCATCGACGACGCCGGCGTGACGTTCCAGCGCAACCTGTCCCAGGTGGGGAGGGTGGTCTCCCACTGGCTCCAGCGGCTCTCCGGCGGTTGA
- a CDS encoding alpha/beta hydrolase — protein sequence MSTIERGRSLVGTSPRTSVARSTDAGAVATSTVRQPAQRVVDGFDGGTAKGSAKATGVFTAPAGSKDKVYDGKLVGANGQTFEPGTPLRDIPAVTPRNNPNATGTVIYTNGIRTDKSGQSNDLQAIADRTGMRAIGVHNATEGTISDLLQCVKDKMDKGKNPAVDTLADTIYGELKAGRDVHLIGHSQGGLITSRALNDVARRLRIEDGMSKSQVEQTMSRLKVETFGAAASTYPDGPQYVHYINKRDPVPNIFGLGTKGWTPGDLLRHAGKDAKVHYFSEGNIFNGAHSLSDTYLNHRVPFEQARAGQF from the coding sequence ATGAGCACCATCGAGCGCGGCCGTAGCCTCGTCGGAACCAGCCCCCGTACTTCCGTGGCCCGTTCGACGGACGCTGGCGCGGTGGCGACCTCGACGGTGCGGCAGCCGGCGCAGCGCGTGGTGGATGGCTTCGACGGCGGCACGGCGAAGGGCAGCGCGAAGGCGACGGGCGTGTTCACCGCGCCCGCGGGCTCGAAGGACAAGGTCTACGACGGCAAGCTGGTGGGCGCGAATGGCCAGACGTTCGAGCCCGGTACGCCCCTGCGCGACATTCCCGCCGTCACGCCGCGGAACAACCCGAACGCGACGGGCACCGTCATCTACACCAACGGCATCCGCACGGATAAGAGCGGTCAGAGCAACGACCTGCAAGCGATTGCCGACCGGACGGGCATGCGCGCCATCGGCGTCCACAACGCGACCGAGGGCACCATCTCCGACCTGCTCCAGTGCGTGAAGGACAAGATGGACAAGGGCAAGAACCCTGCCGTCGACACGCTGGCGGACACCATCTACGGCGAGCTGAAGGCCGGCCGTGACGTGCACCTCATCGGGCACAGCCAGGGTGGGCTCATCACGTCGCGTGCGCTGAACGACGTGGCGCGCCGGCTGCGCATCGAAGACGGGATGTCCAAGTCGCAGGTGGAGCAGACGATGAGCCGCCTGAAGGTGGAGACCTTCGGCGCCGCCGCCAGCACCTATCCGGACGGTCCCCAGTACGTGCACTACATCAACAAGCGCGACCCGGTCCCCAACATCTTCGGCCTCGGCACCAAGGGCTGGACGCCGGGAGACCTGCTGCGTCACGCCGGCAAGGACGCCAAGGTGCACTACTTCTCCGAGGGCAACATCTTCAACGGTGCCCACTCGCTGAGCGACACGTACCTGAATCACCGCGTGCCCTTCGAGCAGGCCCGCGCCGGCCAGTTCTGA